Below is a window of Candidatus Rickettsiella isopodorum DNA.
ACTTTAATAACAGGTAAAGGACAGAGCAAACGTCGAGCATCTAATTGGTGAGTCATAATGATTTAGTTTTTGCTGTATCTAAAGTTATTTTATAAAATTAACAGACTTTATTTAAAAAAATAGTTTATTCAGAAAATACCCGCTAACCTGAAATATACCACTTCTTAGGGATTTGATCTGCAGTAAAAGGGTTAACTGTAACGGTTTGGACTGAACCACTCAATGCGTTAATTTCTAAAGTTACCTTATCATTGGATTTAGCGTCGGTAAAGCGAGCAGAGATTTGTGCTGCAAAATGAATGTATTCAGCAGTAGTTTTACCATCAATTAAGCTTAAAGGGCCTAAGTGGCTAATAGGTTTTATTGAGGTATATTGATGTTGATAGGTTTCAAGAAAATGATTTTCACCTTCGTCTCGACCAATAATGAGCTTAAAATCAGGATGGGGTCGTAGATGCCGACCTACCTTAAGTAAGATAACATCCTCAAATTCATAGTCTTTCTTCCCGCGGTGTTTCCAAAGATCTTTGAGTTTTTGTGTGTAATGACCATTTGTTAAAAAACAACAACCGCCGGCTGGTTGAGCATATTCTTGAAAATTGAATTTTTTTGCTAAATCGAATTGTGGGCTGCGGCTACGACCCGAAAATCCATAGAGTTTATCACGCTCAACCCAGCCTTCACGCTCTACTAAAGTCGGCGCTAATTGTTTGGCACAAAGTGGCCGCAATAAAATATCATCGGCTTTAGATTCATGTGCCACAATAGGCATATTTTTTTTAAGTTGAGATTTTGGTCTTTGACCAATCACTTCTCCGGTAATAATAAAATCGAATTGATGTTGCTCCATCCATTGCTTAGCTCGATTCACCATAAAAATTTTACAATCGAGACAAGGATTGAGATGTGCACCGTAACCATATTTAGGATTCAAGACTATTTTTTTATATTCCTGAATAATATCAATGATATGTAATTTAATTCCTAGAAGTTCCGCAACCCATAAAGCTTGGTTACGTTTAGGTTTTTTATGCTGAGAATTACGAATGGCTTGTGTGTGTCCTTCAATACAAAATCCCGTATAAAAATTAATGCCTTCTACATAAATACCTTGTTCTTGAATAACCCGCACAGCAAGCATAGAATCTAAGCCACCAGAAATCAGAGCAACTGCTTTTTTCATAATCGAACCATTCAAAAATTAAATTCAAAATGTAATTGTTGATTCAGTAGGTTATTTCCACATCGGCCTAAATCTTTGGTAATGGAATTTTCTTCATTGGGTGAGTTTATGGAGGGTCCTCTGATGGGGCCAAACCCGGTGGGCATTATACTCGAAGGAGTTTTGGCTTTTCCAGGAGTAAATTTAAACGTAAATGGCTCGCTATTTAAGGGTGCTACTCTATCTGTGTCTAAACTTGAATGACAAGCTGACAAAAATAGTGAAGAAAAAAGTAATAAAAATTTACTTTTATTCATTTGCTCTCCTAAGAATAATCAATATAGAAGTTTTAACTACTAGCTTTCAAGCAATTTTAATCAGGCCTATTAAAAAATGTTTTTTAGGATGTTAATGCTTGCTCAAGATCATCAATAAGGTCTTGCACCGCTTCTATTCCTACAGATAAACGCAGCAGATTCTCGGTAATGCCGAGACGTTCACGAGTTTCTAACGGCAAAGCAGCGTGAGTCATAATGGCCGGATGATCCACAAGACTTTCTACGCAACCTAAACTTTCTGCCAGCGTAAATAAACGGCAACGTTGAAGGAAGTGCTGTGTTTCTTCAAAGCTACCTTTCAACACAAAACTAACAATTCCGCCGAAGCCGTTAAGCATTTGTTTTTTAGCTAATTTATGTTGGGGATGATTTGTTAAACCAGGATAAAAGACTTTTTCGACCTTATGGTGTTGTTCTAGAAACTGAGCAATTTTTAATGCGTTTTCACTATGTCTTTGCATGCGTAAGGCTAGAGTATGTAAGCCTCGCAAGGCAAGAAAACTATCAAAAGGACCTTGTATGGCCCCCATCGCATTTTGTAAATAGCTTATTTTTTCAATTAATTCAGGATTGTCACCTACTACTACGATGCCTCCGATCATATCGGAATGTCCATTTAAATATTTAGTGGCAGAATGGACAACGAGATCACAGCCTAATGATAAAGGTTGCTGGATCCAAGGAGTAGCAAACGTATTATCAAGTACAGTGATTATTTTATATTGTCGAGCAATTTTAACAGCTTGTGCGATATCAACTAATTTTAATAAGGGATTAGTTGGGGATTCCATCCATAACAATTTAGTTTCGGGTTTGATGTGTTGGTTTAGATTATTTAAATCAGTCATATCGACATATGAAAAATTTAATCCGGATGATCGTTGCTTAATTTGATTAAATAAACGTACTGTTCCACCATACAAATCATCCATGCCGATAATATGATCACCAGGATTTAATAGTTCTAGTAACGTATTAATAGCCGCCATTCCAGAGGCAAAAGCAAATCCAGCACGACCATTTTCTAAATCAGCAATACAACGTTCGTAAGCAAATCGTGTAGGGTTTTGCGTTCTAGAATATTCAAAGCCTTGGTGTACGCCCGGACTTTTTTGCGCGTAGGTCGAGGTTGCGTAAATCGGCGCTATTAAAGCACCTGTACTTGGATCGGGTATTTGTCCAGCATGGATGCAGCGCGTAGCAAAATCTAGTGTTTTCTTTACTTTTTTCATAAGTTTGTTGATGAATGATAAAATTCATCGATGGTTTTAACTAAGCGTTGACAGATTTCATCCGCATCAGTTTCTTGTAGAATTAAAGCAGGTAAAAGACGGATCGTATTATTAGAAACAACGTTAAAAAGCAAACGATGTTTTAATCCAATTCTAGGAATATTACGACATTCAATATCGAGTTCAATGCCTATCATGAGTCCTTGTCCCTTTATAGCAACGACATGTAGATGTTTAGCAAAACAATGTTGTAATTTTTTTATCAAATAAGCTCCTATTTTTTTTACATGTGCAGACATATTTTCTTTTTCTAAAGTTTTAATAACAGTGATGGCGACGGCACAGGCTAAGGCACTACCCGCAAATGTAGAACCATGTTTTCCAATGGGAAAAATATTATTTGCTTTTCCACGAGAACAATAAGCGCCAATTGGAAAGCCATTACCTAAGGTTTTAGCAATCGTAACGATATCAGGAAAAATATGGTACGATTGATAGGCAAACCAAGGTCCGGTACGACAAAGGCCGGTTTGTATTTCGTCGAGTATCATAAGCCAATCATATTGGTCACAATAATTTCGAATAGCTTGTAAAAAACGTGGTGTTGCTGCTGTAATCCCGCCATCTCCTTGAATCGGCTCTAACATAATAGCAATTATATTTTTTTTATGTTGCTTTATAGTATTTTCTAATGCAGCTACATCATTAAATGGGATATGAATAAAGCGCTCTAATAAAGGTTCAAAACCAATTTGTAAACGCTCACTACCCGATAGACTGAGAGTTGCCATGGTTCTACCATGAAAGGCATTTTTCATGGCTAAAATGATGGGTTGTTCGATCCCTTTTTTGCGTGCATAAAGGCGCGTCATTTTGATGGCTGCTTCGTTAGATTCTGCACCCGAATTCGAAAAAAAAACTTGATCCATTCCCGATACACGTGCCAATTCAGAAGCTAATATTTCTTGTTCAGGAATATGGTAAGTATTAGATGTGTGAATTAACTTTGCAGCTTGATTGCAAATCGTTTCAGTGATGGCTGGATGGGCATGGCCTAAGCCACATACTGCGATACCTGCTAAAGCATCTAAATATCTTTCTCCTTGAATATCGGTAAGCCAAACTCCTGAGCCTTTTTCAAAGGCAATAGGCAGTCGATTTGGGTAAATAGGCATCAAGGCAGATGACATAGCTATTTTCTCTGTTGTCTTAATTATTTTTCGAAATTTTCAGCAATAAAACCCCAATTCACTACTTCCCAAAATTTCTCAAGATATTTTGGTCGTGCGTTGCGATAGTCGATATAATAAGCGTGCTCCCATACATCGCACGTAAATAAGCAGGATTTACGCTCACTCATCGGGGTTAAAGCATTAGCGGTGGTTTCTATCTTTAAACCTTGTGCATCATCTTTGATTAGCCAAGCCCATCCTGAGCCAAATTGAGCAATAGCGGCCTTAACAAAAGCCTCTTTAAATTTGTCGACCGATCCAAAGGATAGTTTAATAGCTTCTTCTAAAGGTCCTTTTAATTTGTTTTTAGATGCATCTGGCGTCATACAATGCCAATAAAAGGTATGATTCCAGACTTGAGCAGCATTATTAAAAATGGGACCCGGAGGCGCTTTTTTAATAATATGTTCCAAGGATAAATCTTCAAATTCTGTACCGAGAATTAATTCATTAAGTTTATCAACATAGGCTTTATGGTGTTTTCCATAATGATATTCTAAGGTTTCCTTCGAAATAACGGGAGCCAGGGCATCTAAGGCATAGGGTAAAGGGGGTAACTCGTGCTTCATGGGAGTATCCTATTTTTATCGATTTGCTAAAATTGCTAACATCAGTTTAAAATCCAGCTAATAATAAGGCAAGCATTTAAATCAGGCTTACTGTAAGTTTTGTTTTGTGTAGTTTTTTGCATAGGAAATCTGAGCGTCATTTAGATAAAAAATAAAAACGACCTAACTGTAATAATAAAGGTAAAAAATTTACCAATTTTAAGCGAGGAAAATCAATGTCTATTACTGAAATGAATACATTAGAAACAATCAAGCAACAAATTACAAAATATCCACTGATTCTCTATATGAAAGGGTCTCCAGAAAAGCCTTGTTGTGGTTTTTCTGCTCGAGTAGTACAAGTATTAAAAGCATGTCGTGTAAAATTTGC
It encodes the following:
- a CDS encoding tRNA (5-methylaminomethyl-2-thiouridylate)-methyltransferase, which encodes MKKAVALISGGLDSMLAVRVIQEQGIYVEGINFYTGFCIEGHTQAIRNSQHKKPKRNQALWVAELLGIKLHIIDIIQEYKKIVLNPKYGYGAHLNPCLDCKIFMVNRAKQWMEQHQFDFIITGEVIGQRPKSQLKKNMPIVAHESKADDILLRPLCAKQLAPTLVEREGWVERDKLYGFSGRSRSPQFDLAKKFNFQEYAQPAGGCCFLTNGHYTQKLKDLWKHRGKKDYEFEDVILLKVGRHLRPHPDFKLIIGRDEGENHFLETYQHQYTSIKPISHLGPLSLIDGKTTAEYIHFAAQISARFTDAKSNDKVTLEINALSGSVQTVTVNPFTADQIPKKWYISG
- a CDS encoding trans-sulfuration enzyme family protein, whose protein sequence is MKKVKKTLDFATRCIHAGQIPDPSTGALIAPIYATSTYAQKSPGVHQGFEYSRTQNPTRFAYERCIADLENGRAGFAFASGMAAINTLLELLNPGDHIIGMDDLYGGTVRLFNQIKQRSSGLNFSYVDMTDLNNLNQHIKPETKLLWMESPTNPLLKLVDIAQAVKIARQYKIITVLDNTFATPWIQQPLSLGCDLVVHSATKYLNGHSDMIGGIVVVGDNPELIEKISYLQNAMGAIQGPFDSFLALRGLHTLALRMQRHSENALKIAQFLEQHHKVEKVFYPGLTNHPQHKLAKKQMLNGFGGIVSFVLKGSFEETQHFLQRCRLFTLAESLGCVESLVDHPAIMTHAALPLETRERLGITENLLRLSVGIEAVQDLIDDLEQALTS
- a CDS encoding aspartate aminotransferase family protein, translating into MSSALMPIYPNRLPIAFEKGSGVWLTDIQGERYLDALAGIAVCGLGHAHPAITETICNQAAKLIHTSNTYHIPEQEILASELARVSGMDQVFFSNSGAESNEAAIKMTRLYARKKGIEQPIILAMKNAFHGRTMATLSLSGSERLQIGFEPLLERFIHIPFNDVAALENTIKQHKKNIIAIMLEPIQGDGGITAATPRFLQAIRNYCDQYDWLMILDEIQTGLCRTGPWFAYQSYHIFPDIVTIAKTLGNGFPIGAYCSRGKANNIFPIGKHGSTFAGSALACAVAITVIKTLEKENMSAHVKKIGAYLIKKLQHCFAKHLHVVAIKGQGLMIGIELDIECRNIPRIGLKHRLLFNVVSNNTIRLLPALILQETDADEICQRLVKTIDEFYHSSTNL
- a CDS encoding superoxide dismutase; the encoded protein is MKHELPPLPYALDALAPVISKETLEYHYGKHHKAYVDKLNELILGTEFEDLSLEHIIKKAPPGPIFNNAAQVWNHTFYWHCMTPDASKNKLKGPLEEAIKLSFGSVDKFKEAFVKAAIAQFGSGWAWLIKDDAQGLKIETTANALTPMSERKSCLFTCDVWEHAYYIDYRNARPKYLEKFWEVVNWGFIAENFEK